The genome window AGTTCGTCGGCACACGTCAACAACTGGGAAACACTCGATATTCGTCACTATCTGATCGGGGAGGGTCGGCCTTTGCCAGATGCTTCTGCAGCCTCCTCGCTCGGCTCTCAATCACCCGGCTACCGACCAGCGATCCCGTCCGCAACTTGCTCGGCGACACCTGATCAATTGCGAGTGCTCCTTAAGAGGATTGGCCTTTTCGTCCTCGATAATGCTTGCTATATTAAACGAAAGATTGGAGCAGACATGGCAAAAGTCGTCGTCAAAAAGCTTGGTGGCCCAAAGTCCGGAGTGCGTGGCAAGGCGGTCACGGAGAAACGAGTTCGCGATTCGAGTAGCGGGCAGTTCGTCACCGTGCGCACGATCGACGCGAAAAGCCAAACATTCGGACAAGATCTTACCTATGTATTTAGCAAGAATGTGGCCAAGGCGCGCCGTGACAACAAGGCTGTGACTGGCGTCGTCGATCGTGCTCCTGCAAAAGCTTGAACAGCCCGTCTTTCTGATCGTCGCTGGACCGAACGGATCCGGCAAGAGTAGCGTCTACGCAAATGCGGATCTCGAATTGGAAGGGCGGTCCGTATGGATTGTCAATCCGGATCTTCTAGCCGCCCGGATCAGTGAAGTGGAGAAGGAGCCACTTCCCGAAGCCAACTTGGTTGCAGTTCAGCGCATCGAAGCGTGGATCCAGTCATCCATAGCCGTTCATAAAACAATCGGTGTCGAGACCGTATTATCGACGGATAAGTATCGGCGTCTGGTTGAGGCAGCTGAAGCTTTGGGATTTGCCGTATGGCTTTTCTACACCGTTTTGGACAGCCCGGAGCGGTCGATCGAGCGTATCAAACTTCGTGTTGCGAAGGGTGGGCATGACGTGCCTGCCGATAAGGTGCGTGCACGCTACGTAAGATCTCTCGCTCAACTCCCTTGGTTTCTCGAACGAGCTGACAGAGCCTGGATTTGGGACAACAGCGGTGCAACGCCAAAGCTGATCGGCGAAAAACAGGATGGTATCATTACTCTTGACGAGAATGCCCTTAGCGTCATCTCGTCTGCTGTGCAATCTATCGCGACTGAGTGAATAGCGCGCCGCAGCCACGCGACTTTGTTGCAGCTTCCTTTCACTGAAAAGAGCCCCGCCTTTCGGCGGAGCTCCTCGGCGTGGATCAGGCCTCCCGCTTCGGGCGGTTCCAGATGAGGGCGTAGTCGCCTTCCTTCTCGCCCGGCCAAAGGGCTGCGGTGATCGGGGCGTTGAAGCTCGGGTCGTCCAGCTTGACCGAGATGTATTCCTCGCCGTCGTTGGAGACCACCTTCCAGCCGGCGCCGACCTCGACGCCGTTGCCGGCGGTGATGCGGAAGTCCGGAGCGTCGCGCGAGACGCGCTCGATGGGGTTCAGGCGGGCCTTCATGCTGACGGTGAGCGTGCGCACGTTGCCGATGATCGAGTTGTTGCCGTTGGTGGTGAATTCGCCGATGACTGCCATTGTCGTAACCTTTCCGGTTTGCTCGGGTCGCGCCCATCGCGTCCTCGATGACGGTGTTAAGACCGACGGCGATCGACGCCGCACCGCTGGCGGCCGGAACGAAGTGGAGGACGGCCGGGAGCGGCTTTCTTGGCCCGCGAGGAATGCGAACCTGTTCGCAGGGGAAGAAAGTTGCGTATGGCCGTTGCGGCCAAGGCGATCGAGACGAAGGCGTCCTTCGGTCACACCAGATCAATCGAGGTCTGCGTGGGTGTGGCCTGTCCGAACCGGATCGACCACGACATGCCGCGAGACCAATCGTTGAACTCACCACCAGCACGCCGCTGGCACAATCGTTTCGGGACCATGCTCACACCACGTCACGGCTGCAGACCTGCAGTTCCCTTCGACGCCATCGCCGATGGGTGCGTCTGCACTACCGACTGTTCGACAGCAGAGCCATCTTCGACTGGATGGTGTCTCCTCCCAACCGGCAAGGCCTCGGCTATGCTGCAATCGCACTCGCCCTCAGCGCCCCACACCCCAACGGCTGGTCAGCATGGAACATGTCCCCCGCTTCAGGAACTGACTGGGCCGGCGTCTTTCACGGCAGAGTTCCACCATATGGCGGTGCCTCTTCCGCTCCAAATGGAGCGGATCCGTCACCGCAGCGCCAGAAGGCTGCCCTAGACGCCACACATGCCTTCGCATTCGATGGGCCAGAGATCGAGTTGGCCATGATCGGCGGCCGTCGACAGGTCGGCTTCGTCAAGAGGAACACATGAGCGATGAAGATAAACTTCGCCACGGATGCGTCGAATGCCGGTCCGCAGTGCTCGATCGACTATCACCGCTTCTGCCCAGGCTTCCGGATCATGATCACGCATGTGGCGCCAGCGTCCTTTATCGTGAAACGGGCATCCGATGCAGGCCGATTTTGGGGGCGTCGGATAATCATGACGGCGCAACCAGGCCAGGCAATCGCGCCTGCTCATGCGCTGTTCGATCAACGGCCAACGATTGATCTGCCAGTCCTCGAATGAGGGTTTGATCCGGCTGACCTCGTCTGTCGAAATGCCAATCCACTGCTCCGCGACCGCATGATCAGGTGATCGCTTGCGCCTGAGGCCCGAACAATTCCGGGACCTTCCTCCGGATCGGCACGATCTTGTAATCCGCAGTGCAGGCCCTGCGCATCATGCCGATCGATACGGTCTCGCGCGATGTCGCGCGGGAACCGATCTGGACGAGTTCGCCGTCGTCGTCCTCATCGAGAACCGGTCGTGCGCTCCCGGCTGGCGTCACGGTTTTTGCAAAAGCCGGAATCGAAGCCCACCGTTTGCCGGCGACGGCGTCCATGAGATTGTCGCGAATATTGCCGGCCGACACCACATGGATCGGGAACGGAACGACATTCGGCGACATCAACCATTCAAGATGATCGTAGACGGCTTTTGGCTCCCAACCGGTATCGGCAAAGATCGCGCAATCGGGCATCGGCCCGATCTTACCATGCGCTGCCATCAGCGCCATGGTGGTGGACTGGACGCCGGCGCCGAGCGAAAGCGCCCGCAGCCGGATCGGCGAGGACGCGCCCTCCCCGGTAAAGTTCGACACCTGGAGCATCAGGCCGCCTCCTGTCCGGAGGCTGCCTGCGGCTGAAGGTCGTGCAGATAGGCGACAGCGCGCTGCGCATGCGCCGCCGCATTGAAGATCGCCCGCTTGTCAGAGCCGAGGATCTCGGCCCAACTCTGGATATAGGCGGCATGATCCGGGCGCGGCTCCAGCTCCGGCACGATACCCAGATCGGCGCAGATCATCGCTGCCCCAAGCTCCACCAGCATCTCTTCGAAGGCCCTCTCGCGGCGATCCTTGTGATAGCGGCTCAGGTCCCTGTTCAGCCGGGCAGGACCGCCCGCCCAATGGACATTATGCCGATATCGGCATAATGTCCATTATGCCGTAAGTCCGATTATGCCGCATGGCCAATTTTCAGCGCGGAGACTTTCCCATTCAGCCATGCGGCGGTTCGGCATAATCAGAGCGATTCAAGGAACGCGAGCAGTTCGTCGTTGGGTCGATACCGCCCTAGATGGGCCTCCGGTCTCGCGACCTGAGAAAGCGCCTTCTCCTTCAACCGCATGTCGGCGTGGATGTAGATCTGGGTCGTTTCCACGGATTCATGACCAAGCCAGAGCGCGATCACGGATTGGTCGACGCCGTGATGGAGCAGTTCCATCGCGGTGCTATGCCGCAAGGTGTGCGGTGTAACCCGTTTGCTTGCCAGGCTCGGGCATGCTCGGGATGCCGTGAGGCAATGCTTGCGCACCAGATGTTCCAATGCATCACGACTGAGCCGTTCGCCCCGGATCGAGGGGAACAGGGGACTGTCGCTGTCACTACGCTCCCCAATCCAACCCCGGATCAGCTTTGCCGTATCGCGACGGAGAGGCGTACTACGCTCCTTTCTCCCCTTGCCGATACAACGGATGTGGGCGCCGTCTCCCAAAACCACGTCCTTACAGCGCAGACCGATCAGCTCGGATGCCCGCAATCCGGTCTGAAGCGCAAGCAACAGCAGGGCGTAATCGCGGCGCCCCACCCACGTCGTCCGATCCGGCGCGGCCATGAGGGCTGCTATTTCGTCTGCGTCGAGGAACGTCACGCTTCGCTTGACGTATCGTTTGCTTGGCATCGAGAGAATGCGCTGGCAATGGAGAAGCCAGGTCGGATCGGTCATCGCAACGTATCGGAAGAATGAGCGGATTGCGGCAAGGCGCGTATTGCGGGTTCGTGCCGTGTTACCGCGCGCCGTCTCGACGTGGGTCAGGAAGTCGGCGACAAGATCGGCGTCAAGATCTTCGATCGTCAGCTTCGTGGGCGGCTTTCCACGCCGTGAGCCAGCGTAGCGTATCAGCAACCGGAATGTATCCCGGTAACCGGCGATGGTGTGGGGACTTGCCTCCATCTGTGTGCAGAGCCGGTCAGTGAAGAAGCGTTGGATCAGCGCGGGGAAACTGCTCGCCTTCATCGAATCCCCTCCGCTGCGCTTGCTATGCGGGCGGAAGCCAATTCCAGCAATTCCGGAACCGCCTCCAGGTACCAATAGGTATTGGCGGGGCTCGCGTGACCGAGCCAAGTCGTGAGTTTGATCATCTCGCGCCCGACATCCTGGCCGGAACGATACCAGTTTAGCAGCGTCCGAACCGCGAAGGTGTGACGAAGGTCGTGAATGCGTGGCCCGCGCCCATGGCGCTTGTAAGCCTGCCTCGGCCTCAAACCAATCTGTTGGCAGACCAGCGCGAAGTTGTAGCGGGCGCCGCAATCGCCGAGACGATGGCCATCGCACGTGACGAACATAGGCTCTGATCTGTGACCTAATAGCCGGTCCCGTTCACGCCCGTAGGTCTCCAGTTGGTGCACGACGGTTTGATCTAGGGGCAACATTCGTTCCTTGCCGAGCTTTCCGAAGCGAACACGAAGGACGCCGGATTCAACATCGAGATCGGTCTGGTCGAGACGCAAGGCTTCGTTAATCCGAAGTCCGGTCACGGCGATCAGGCCGAAGAGCGTCGAACAGGTGAGACCGCGCATGCCGTAGTCTGCCAAAGCGTCGGAGGTGGTGACGATAGTTTTCGAGGGTCGCAGGTTTGTAGTTCCTGGCAGCAAAAGTCTGCTCGAATGACGCCAGGTAAGCGTCAAGGCAGGTGGTATGGCCGGATATTGACATTTTAGCGCTCCTTGTTGTTGGAGCGGCAATCTTCACGCCAAAGACACATCTGTTAAGCAGATCTTCGACAGCTTCCGACCCCTTTCGGACCGTTGACCAAAATGATAACTGCGAACTGAGCAGACATCTCCGGCGGCACACTCAATGAAGTTTGATAAGTTATTCATACCCTCAGCTGAGTCTGAAGCTCGATTGGAGATCGTCGCCGCGAAGCCCACTGGCAAAGGCCCGTTTCCAACGATTGTGTTCAACCACGGCTCGACCGGCAGGGGGCAGAATAGATCCCTCTATTCCAGAACGGTGGCTCCCGCGATTGTGGCAAACTACTTTGTCGAGCGGGGATGGTTGGCACTGTTCCCTCAACGTCGAGGAAGGGGAAAATCTGGCGGAGCCTATGGTGAAGGTCTTGCCCTAGACGGTTCCGGCTATTCCTGCGACGCAGAAATAGCCATAGCCGGCTTCGAGCGGGCCGTTGAGGACGTCGATGCGGTAGTCGACCATCTGCGCGGTCGATCTGACGTAAATCAGGAAAAGCTTGTCATCGGGGGCGTCTCACGCGGGGGTATCTTGGCCATCGCTTATGCTGGCATGAGGCCAAAGACGTTTCGCGGTTCCATCAATTTCAATGGAGGCTGGCTGGGAACAGGGTGCCCGTCACATGCATTGGTCAACCCACTGCTTTTCCAGCGGGGCGCATCCGCAGAAGTTTCAACTCTTTGGCTGCATGGCAGCTCAGATCAATACTACAGCATAGCACACTGTAGGGGGAACTTTGACAAGTTTCAGGCCGCGGGCGGACAGGGAAAATTTGTGGCGGCACCCATGGGCCACGCATTGATGTTCAAGCCAGCGCTTTGGACCGAGCACGTCGACCAATATTTGCAAGACGTGATGGTTTAAGTCGCAGTACCGGGGCAGCTTAACACCGGACAAGCTAGAACGCGCACTGTCGTCTTGTCACGCGATAGTCGCCACTCTTGACGGCTCTGATTATGCCGACCAGCTGCATGGCCAATTGGAGGAGCTTCCGCCCTGAAAATTGGCCATGCGGCATAATCGGACTTACGGCATAATGCAAGGTTTCGTGCGCTCTCGTCGCAACGAAAGAGGCCATGTCCCGGAATTGTTCGGGCCGCGGCAGCTGGATGTGGTCGGAGGCAGGAGAATAATAGGCCTTGTCGCCGCCGTAACGGACGACAACACCCGTGTTATCGAAGAAGCGATCGGCATGCTCGATACGCTCGAGCGGTTTCGCGATCGGTTCGGGGCGACTGTAATAATGATCTGCAAGGCCATCGATTTGATCGCAATTGAAAACTGTATAGGCCTTCAGGAAGGGAATATCGCGCTCGACCTCTCCGCCGCCCGCATCGGGTTCGGTCTTGGTGAAGCGGCTGGCATAGACGACGGTCGCGCCGCTCTCGCCCTTGCGCACGTGAGCGCCGAGTTCGTTTGCCTGGCGCAGCGTCATCCATGTTGACGACATGAAACCACTGGCGACGCTCTCCGACCACAGAAGCAGAACATTGAGGCCGGTGTAAGCTTGTCCGTTGTGACGAAGCGGCCGGCTCACCCGGCCCGATAGATTGGCCGCACTCCACGGCTGCACCCACGGGCGCACGCCCTTTTCCAGATCGGCGACGATCCTGTCGGTGATGCGTGCATAAATGTCGGTCCGCGTGTTTGCTGCTTTCCTGCTCATTTCCAAACCTCCGTTTCAGGAGGCCGCGCCCATCGCGGCCCCGTTGCGGAGGGCCGAAAGCAGGAGCGATCGGGGCGAAGGCGCACCGGAACGGCCGGAACGCCAGTGGAGGACGGCGCAGCCGTTGCGGCTTGCCGCCGGCTCCTGCAGGACCGACGAACGGGACGGGGCAGCGATGTCGCCCCGCGTCTCTTCGTCTTTCTTCTGTATCCCCATTGAGCTTTACTCCAACGGCGACACAAAAAATGGCCGCCTCGGAGTGAGGCGGCCTCGTCCCGACGAAGGCGGAGCTGGATGCTCCGCCGGAGACGTCTCAGCCAAGAGCGTCCATCTGTGCTGCGGCCGCCTTGCGGTCGAGCGCCTGGCCGGGGTTGTCGACCGGCCGATCGAATGGCTTCCACGCTTCGCCGACAATCTGTTCGTAGGCTGCGACGGCGCCTTCAGCTGCCAGGCGGAGCGCGTGGGCCTGAATACCCATGTCGGCTGCGAACTCGCGCTTGCGCTGGGCGGCGCTGTCGTAACCGACGGGGCCATCGAGATCCTCGTCGCGAGCGTCCGACGCACCCTTGGCGGTCGCATCGCGTGCTTCGGTGACGGCCTTGCTGTAGAACTGGCCAGCGCCATGGGCCGATCCCACATAGGCGCCGACGATGCGCTGGAGATGGATCTGCATCGCCCGTTCGCCGAGGCCATCGGAGAGGCCGGTCGCGGTTTCGACGATAAGGCGCTCGTGCATGTCGCGGATGCCGTCGCTGTCGAGGATGGCCGTTCCGAAGCTTTCGGCGATCCGGAGCGCCTGCGCTTCGTCGGGGCATGTCAGGCGGACCATTTCGATCGTGGCGCCCTTGCGGAGCTGCACGACACGGGCGGCAGGGCGAGAAGCTTGACGGGAAGGGGTTGCGGGCTTTGCCATGATGGTTTCCTTTTCGGTTTGCCCGAAGGGTTCGGCCCCTTGGCCGTTCTGTCCTTCGGTGCGGTCGAAAAGAACCGGCGCAAGCCGGGCGGTTCAGGGTCCGGGCAGGCCAGAACGAGCGAAGCAGGTGGGCGGGCAAGCGGAACCCACGGTTCTGCGAAGCCCGCGTGCCTGTTTTGTCGAGAGCGGCATGACCGGCCGCCCCGCGGCGCGACAGCGGCCTTGAACCGGACGGGCGCTGGTTCAGACCGCCACGAAACCGAAGGACAGAACGGCAAAGGGGCTGATCCCGGATGCCGAAGCCGGAAAGGAGGTCATGCAAAACGCGCGCCAGGCCCGCGCCTGCAAGCTGGTCCTTCCATGCTGACGTCACTGCTGCTCCGCGTCGCCAGAATGGATCGCCGATATGCCCGATGTGCCTGTCAGAACACCCTGATTTGCTTGCGCCGGCTTTCCACGATAGACGCGCCTCTGGCGTTACGACCGACCAACAGTATTCGCGAAAGGAACACCGCAGATGAGCGATCATAGCGGCGACGATTATGTCTATGACGAAGCAACCGGCGAATGGCGTCCGGCATCCGAGATTTCCGCCGAAAAAGCAAAAGCCGCAGAAGTGCGCGACGCCTCCGGCAACGTGCTGGCCGATGGCGACTCCGTCGTGCTGATCAAGGACCTGAAGGTCAAAGGCGCCGGCCAGACCTTGAAGCAGGGCACGGTGATCCGCTCGATCCGGCTGACAGACGATCCGGAAGAGATTGACTGCCGGCATGACGCAATCAAAGGCCTGGTCCTGCGCACCGAGTTCGTGCGCAAGCGTTGATCAGGGCTGTGCCGATTGCTCAAGGTTTCGGCAGCCGATAGCGGTCCAGCCAGGTCGGGCCGTGCGTGTTGCGCAGCTTGCGAAGGATCTGGTCGTCATCGCAGCGCCCTTCGCCCATCCAGACGGTGTTGAGGATGCGCTTCCATGATCGGCCGTGCCTCGCTGCGTAATGCTGAAGCGCCTTTACCTCCTGATCCGTGAGAGACGGAAGCGGTTCATGGCGCTTCATGGTATCGTCTCCTGCAATGCCGCAATCGCGGACTGCTGCCGCATAAGCTTGCGCGCCAGAGCATCGATCTCTGGCTGGCGCTGCGCGGTGATCGCCGCAAGATTTGAGCGGTAGCGGGTGAGGAAGGCTTCGGGTTCAGGAGGCCTGCCGCGGCGATATCCGTATTTGCGCCGTCCAAGCGATGGGATCAGCGCGGTCATCCTGCGAATGATCTGGTGCTCGATCATGTCGAGCTGATGCCGCGTCTGCCGGCACGCTTCTTCCATGCGCCGCAATTCCGCCTGTCGATCGATGGACCGGTTCATGCCGCCGTCCTCCCCTTCCATGAGGCAAGGCTTGATGGGCCGTCGTAGGCTGCATGGCGCGCTTCATCGATGACGTAGCCGAAACGGCCTGCTTCGTATTCGGGTGACGGCACGAGAAATCGCCGTTCCTCGCCGCCATGATCGCGCCTGCCTGCTCGCGTGGCGATCACCTCGGTCATGCCTGGATGATGATCCGATCGAAGTGCCGAAATCACAATCCAGTCGCTGGCGTGGTCCAGCTTGAACGCGCGGCGATCCTTCACATGAGATTCGCCGTGAGCAAGCACATTCGCGAAAATCGCCTCCCACGCATCGGGCTCCCAGTTCTTTAGCGTCTCGCTGGCGCAACGCTTCTCGAAGCTGGTGAACAGTTCAGGGAAGGTGAGCGCCATGGCAGCCCAGGCGCAATCCTCCTCGTAGAACCCGTCGTCCGCCCGGAGCAGCGGATGGACAATGCGGTTTCGGTCGGCCGAGAGCCTGAAGCCGCCGTGGCTTGCAGTGGAGTGGAATTCGATCCCCTCGGCATAGGTTGTCGAGTGCTGGGCCGAACCCCATGGCGTATGCACATGGGGGGCGGTATTCCGACGTCCGAGCGCCTGTATTTCGCGCTGATGTTCGGCCTGTTCAAGGACGTGTGCACTAAACGCCGCCTCATCGGCGAGTTCGCCGCAATGGCCGTAGAAGTCTCCCCGTCGCCACTCGGGAAGCGGACGCCCAATCTTCCAGCCGGTGGCCAGATAATGCCGTCCGGAATGACCTGACAGCATGGCAAAGGCGTGATCGCCGACGCGGGCGACGGGGAACCCTTCGCAGGACAGACCAAAGGAAACCTCCGGAAATCCGGGGGTGCAGTCGGGCGTGTTCGTGTTGGGAAGATCGATCATGCGGCAGCCCTCCCTTCCACGACATCGGCGGCTATCTCATCCGCCGTGACGTCCTCGAGGACGGCGGACGGATAGCCATGGGTGGTCAGCCATTCCTGCGCAGCCTGCCGGCTCGTCGCGAGATGGACGAGGTCGGCGCTGTCGCCAGGGCGGTCGAAGACACGGCAACTGCCGACCGCCGGACGTTCGACGATGGTGAACATCAGGCTGGTTTCCAGCGAAAATGTGCGGTGGACGCGGATCGCAATAACACCGCCGCTGCCATAGTCGCCTTCGTGGAGCGTGAAGCTGGGCGGCAGGCTGATGTTGCCGGTGCCGCGCTCGTCCTGCTTGCGTATCAGCCGGCCTCTGCTGTTGTTGGTCTTCCATTATGCCGAGGTCGTAATTATGCCGAGTAGGTTTTGTCTTGGGGCGCGTTTCCTACGCTTAGAAGGCTGTACGATCGGCATAATATCATCCTCCCACAACCAATGGAGGATATGCATGTCAAAAGTATCGTTGTTCGATTATGAGCCTCACGTTGCCGCAACGTCGCTGTTGCCAGACGAGCTTATTGCGGAGTTCGTGGCGCCTTACGTCATGAGTTCCAATCACCTTCACAGAAACGCCTCACGACATTTGATTTGCTGGCTTGATCTCCACAAGATCGCCCTGGCTGACGTTACCAATGCGACATTGGAACGGTTCGGAAAGCATCGATGCCGGTGCCCTGGGTTCAAAGCCACTCCCAACAACCCTCGGCAATATATGTCGGTGGCGCGGATGTTCATTCATCTGCTTGAACAGCGAGGTGTGATTCCGTCGAGGAACCGGAACGATATTTCACAGTATTTAGGCCATTATGCCGCTGCACTGGCGGCAAAAGGCTACACTCCCAAGACCGTCAGGCCTATGGTTTTCAATGCACGGCACTTTGCTTACTGGACCGGCAACAATGGCGGTTGGGATCATGTGAACCGTGATACGATTGAGTTGTTCGCTCGGCACGATTGCTCATGCCCACGTGCCAAGAGCGGCCCCCTAAAACATGGCACTGTGGCGACTCGCCGCCGTGATGCTACCACGTTCGTCGCCCATCTCGTTGGCCAAGACATTGTAGCGTCGCCACCGCAACCCTCCAAGTTAGATGACAGGCTGGCGGCTTATTGCCATTGGTTGGCCACGGCCAGGGCGCTTTCCCCCAGAGGCATCGAAGACAAATTAAGGGAGGTGAAGCGGTGGTACGCTAAGATCTGTGGCGAAGAAGTAACGTGCTCGACTGAGGTACTACGTTCGATCCTGTTCGACCAGGCACACCGCTCGACTGGATCAATCGGTCGAACGATGAGCACCTTACGATCATTTGTCCGGTTCTTGATCGCTAAAGGCGAGTGTCCACCCGATCGACTTGCCGCACTGAATGTTGGGCCAACGATTCGCGCCAAGCAAGTCCCAAAGTACATCGATCGCGAGTCGATCGAACGCATCATCGGATCATGCGATACCTCGACGCGCAGAGGCATTCGCGACCGGGCTTTGATCCTGTTGCTGGCCAGGCTCGGCTTGCGCGCCGGCGACATCGCCACATTGCAACTCGATGATATCGATTGGGGCCAGGGCACAATCCGCGTATCCGGCAAGTCCAGGCGTGCGACCCGACTCCCTCTTCCCCAGGACGCCGGGGAGGCGATCCTGGCCTATATCGAACACGTTCGCCCAACTGTCCCAGACAAGCATCTCTTCTTGCGCATGAACGCGCCACATCGGTCGTTCGCTCATTCGAGTATCGTTGGGTGGGTCGTCACGAAGGCGATCAAGCGGGCTGGTCTGACCGGTATCCCTTCCGGATCGCACGTTTTCCGTCACTCGCTTGCCACCGCGATGCTGCGCGAGGGCTCCACTCTCGAGGCGATCGGTACGGTGCTCAGGCACAGGAAGCCGGATACGACCGCGATCTATGCGAAGCTGGATTTCAACAAGTTAGGTGAGGTGGCGCAGCCCTGGATTGGAGGTACGGCATGCTGATCGAGCACTTGGAGCGTTATGTTGACTACCGCCGCAAGCTCGGCGCCAAGTTCGAGACAGGCGAACATGCCCTCACCAGATTTGCGCGCTATGCCGATAATTTCGGCGATACGCACGTC of Agrobacterium vitis contains these proteins:
- a CDS encoding zeta toxin family protein — protein: MLLQKLEQPVFLIVAGPNGSGKSSVYANADLELEGRSVWIVNPDLLAARISEVEKEPLPEANLVAVQRIEAWIQSSIAVHKTIGVETVLSTDKYRRLVEAAEALGFAVWLFYTVLDSPERSIERIKLRVAKGGHDVPADKVRARYVRSLAQLPWFLERADRAWIWDNSGATPKLIGEKQDGIITLDENALSVISSAVQSIATE
- a CDS encoding ArdC family protein translates to MSRKAANTRTDIYARITDRIVADLEKGVRPWVQPWSAANLSGRVSRPLRHNGQAYTGLNVLLLWSESVASGFMSSTWMTLRQANELGAHVRKGESGATVVYASRFTKTEPDAGGGEVERDIPFLKAYTVFNCDQIDGLADHYYSRPEPIAKPLERIEHADRFFDNTGVVVRYGGDKAYYSPASDHIQLPRPEQFRDMASFVATRAHETLHYAVSPIMPHGQFSGRKLLQLAMQLVGIIRAVKSGDYRVTRRQCAF
- a CDS encoding DUF736 domain-containing protein — protein: MAVIGEFTTNGNNSIIGNVRTLTVSMKARLNPIERVSRDAPDFRITAGNGVEVGAGWKVVSNDGEEYISVKLDDPSFNAPITAALWPGEKEGDYALIWNRPKREA
- a CDS encoding tyrosine-type recombinase/integrase yields the protein MKASSFPALIQRFFTDRLCTQMEASPHTIAGYRDTFRLLIRYAGSRRGKPPTKLTIEDLDADLVADFLTHVETARGNTARTRNTRLAAIRSFFRYVAMTDPTWLLHCQRILSMPSKRYVKRSVTFLDADEIAALMAAPDRTTWVGRRDYALLLLALQTGLRASELIGLRCKDVVLGDGAHIRCIGKGRKERSTPLRRDTAKLIRGWIGERSDSDSPLFPSIRGERLSRDALEHLVRKHCLTASRACPSLASKRVTPHTLRHSTAMELLHHGVDQSVIALWLGHESVETTQIYIHADMRLKEKALSQVARPEAHLGRYRPNDELLAFLESL
- a CDS encoding DUF7007 domain-containing protein, which produces MIDLPNTNTPDCTPGFPEVSFGLSCEGFPVARVGDHAFAMLSGHSGRHYLATGWKIGRPLPEWRRGDFYGHCGELADEAAFSAHVLEQAEHQREIQALGRRNTAPHVHTPWGSAQHSTTYAEGIEFHSTASHGGFRLSADRNRIVHPLLRADDGFYEEDCAWAAMALTFPELFTSFEKRCASETLKNWEPDAWEAIFANVLAHGESHVKDRRAFKLDHASDWIVISALRSDHHPGMTEVIATRAGRRDHGGEERRFLVPSPEYEAGRFGYVIDEARHAAYDGPSSLASWKGRTAA
- a CDS encoding tyrosine-type recombinase/integrase, whose product is MSKVSLFDYEPHVAATSLLPDELIAEFVAPYVMSSNHLHRNASRHLICWLDLHKIALADVTNATLERFGKHRCRCPGFKATPNNPRQYMSVARMFIHLLEQRGVIPSRNRNDISQYLGHYAAALAAKGYTPKTVRPMVFNARHFAYWTGNNGGWDHVNRDTIELFARHDCSCPRAKSGPLKHGTVATRRRDATTFVAHLVGQDIVASPPQPSKLDDRLAAYCHWLATARALSPRGIEDKLREVKRWYAKICGEEVTCSTEVLRSILFDQAHRSTGSIGRTMSTLRSFVRFLIAKGECPPDRLAALNVGPTIRAKQVPKYIDRESIERIIGSCDTSTRRGIRDRALILLLARLGLRAGDIATLQLDDIDWGQGTIRVSGKSRRATRLPLPQDAGEAILAYIEHVRPTVPDKHLFLRMNAPHRSFAHSSIVGWVVTKAIKRAGLTGIPSGSHVFRHSLATAMLREGSTLEAIGTVLRHRKPDTTAIYAKLDFNKLGEVAQPWIGGTAC
- a CDS encoding alkylphosphonate utilization protein is translated as MSDHSGDDYVYDEATGEWRPASEISAEKAKAAEVRDASGNVLADGDSVVLIKDLKVKGAGQTLKQGTVIRSIRLTDDPEEIDCRHDAIKGLVLRTEFVRKR
- a CDS encoding dienelactone hydrolase family protein; this translates as MKFDKLFIPSAESEARLEIVAAKPTGKGPFPTIVFNHGSTGRGQNRSLYSRTVAPAIVANYFVERGWLALFPQRRGRGKSGGAYGEGLALDGSGYSCDAEIAIAGFERAVEDVDAVVDHLRGRSDVNQEKLVIGGVSRGGILAIAYAGMRPKTFRGSINFNGGWLGTGCPSHALVNPLLFQRGASAEVSTLWLHGSSDQYYSIAHCRGNFDKFQAAGGQGKFVAAPMGHALMFKPALWTEHVDQYLQDVMV